A genome region from Corallococcus exiguus includes the following:
- a CDS encoding type I polyketide synthase, with translation MSAESNIDAQAIAIVGMAGRFPGAPDLDSFWKNLRDGVESIQPVPDAELEKLGVDPVLRKDPRHVKASAALAGMELFDAGFFGFTPREAELMDPQQRVFLECAWEALEKAGHTPEGFDGSIGVFAGAATNTYLVFHLVPNFDQLSGMDQVQIDVNNGGDFLATRVAYKLNLRGPSYSITSACSTSLVATHAACQSLLNEECDLALAGGVSVHVKHPEGYPFVPGGIVSPDGHCRAFDAKAEGTVFGSGVGVVVLKRLADAIEDGDHIHAIIKGSAINNDGALKVGFTAPSVEGQATVITEALGAAGVAPETIGYLEAHGTGTKMGDPIEVRALNKAFKFRSAAAKANPPRIPVGSLKSNIGHLANAAGVSSLIKAVLTLEQRQIPPSLHVTEVNPEIPFAGGPFFVNTKLTDWQANPKHPRRAGVSSFGVGGTNAHIVLEEAPVLPASGASRPAQLLVLSAKSDAALDAATQNLAAHLKAHPAQALADVAFTLQTGRQAMAKRRVLVCRDRDDALAALEVEGSPRQWTNTPDVHERPVAFLFPGQGSQYVGMARDLYASEPTFKRHLDACADKLTPHLGLDLRTVLFPDASKAEAATQALTRTELTQPALFAVEYALAKLWMAWGVKPSAMLGHSIGEYVAACLAGVFSLDDALALVAARGKLMQGLPSGAMLSAKLDESALKPHLPANVSVAAVNAPGFTVVAGPTDAVDALQAKLEAQGVEVSRLHTSHAFHSAMMDPILAPFTERVRQVKLNAPTLPFLSNVTGTWIEAAQATDPGYWATHLRQAVRFSVGLQELSRKWPQAALLEVGPGTVLTTLAKQQPGAEARVLISSTRHPREQAPDLQVLLGALGRLWLGGVTVDWKGFAANEQRRRVPLPTYPFQRERYWIDAKPLGGGARTDAPASLAKRSDVADWFYAPSWKLSPLPKAKDAAGAGWLVLADDTGVAEALAPKLDGDVFRVVPGARFEQRPDGTFTVDPARREDFCAVLEALKKQGRAFSNVVHLWSLSREPVSQEKSLDLGFHSQLFLARALGDTGHIEPLTWSVVTSRSARVEQADAQLPEQSLLVGPSRVLPQEYPNLACRFVDVVPGDASAVADRLTAELRAEPRDAVVALRGRQRWVQTFEPVRLEAAGAEVLRDGGAYLITDGLTGIGHALASELATVHHAKLTLVETADFPSRGQWTAWVEKHGVEDAVSRRIQRALALERTGVEMLVLPASLTEVESMRGVVDAAVARFGRIDGVIHAAGGMQGATLGTIAETGPDECAWHFRPQVHGVRVLEEVLPKEGPAFCLLVSSLSSVLGGLGQVAQASASAFMDAFAEARTEGFAYPWLSVDWDAWQFADAQAMAELSPTLAQFAIQPAEGLEALRRALSHGESGRLAVSTGDLAARRRQGPRAAKTEKGKKDAAKGNKHARPSILTPYAAPRTELEKTVAGIWEQVLGIGGIGINDNFFELGGHSLLATQLRNHIHAVLKVDLSLRGLFETPTVAGVAGRVEQELGKRAASTEKPIAERLRTAFPTERPALLTEYLRHHISEGLRIPLDKLPADGSLKGYDLHALGAELEYDLRQDFKFQLYPHEVQAHPSIPELSKYLLVEMDRLQDPQRFAENKPLSAYPLKPYRAQTSGMQRTNTAKKNPPMVFVHSSPRAGSTLFRVMLAGHPRLFCPPEVNLLFFEGMREWRENIGFGSEMEWTTGGLQWALMELEKLDSPAGAALVDRLVADDVSAQDVYRRLQEKSSPRLLVDKTPTYAMDVETLERAERMFEGNKYIYLYRHPLPVMESILRMRFDRLFAAGLFGDADVDPYVVAETVWALSNRNLLNFFDGIGRERCHWVRYEDLVADPTKVMTGVAEFLGLEFDERMVQPYDGKKDRMMGGLGDPNILQHQGIEKKMGESWKRIKWPRPFDASTHAVIERLGYSVEGATPTQPLVTAQPVATPAAKQKVSAAEAEKLLENMDQLSDEQVAELLAVMEDAGGGDGGSSSSEDAA, from the coding sequence TGAAGAGTGCGACCTGGCGCTGGCCGGCGGCGTGTCCGTGCACGTGAAGCACCCGGAGGGCTACCCCTTCGTGCCCGGCGGCATCGTGTCCCCGGACGGCCACTGCCGCGCGTTCGACGCGAAGGCGGAGGGCACGGTGTTCGGCAGCGGCGTGGGCGTGGTGGTGCTCAAGCGGCTGGCGGACGCCATTGAAGACGGCGACCACATCCACGCCATCATCAAGGGCAGCGCCATCAACAACGACGGCGCGCTGAAGGTGGGCTTCACCGCCCCCAGCGTGGAAGGCCAGGCCACCGTCATCACCGAGGCCCTGGGCGCGGCGGGCGTGGCGCCGGAGACCATCGGCTACCTGGAAGCGCACGGTACCGGCACGAAGATGGGTGACCCCATCGAGGTGCGTGCACTCAACAAGGCGTTCAAGTTCCGCTCGGCGGCGGCGAAGGCGAACCCGCCCAGGATTCCGGTGGGCTCGCTCAAGAGCAACATCGGTCACCTGGCAAACGCGGCCGGCGTGTCCAGCCTCATCAAGGCAGTGCTGACGCTGGAGCAGCGGCAGATTCCGCCCAGCCTCCACGTGACGGAGGTGAACCCGGAGATTCCGTTCGCGGGCGGCCCGTTCTTCGTCAACACGAAGCTCACCGACTGGCAGGCGAACCCCAAGCATCCGCGCCGCGCGGGCGTGAGCTCCTTCGGCGTGGGCGGCACGAACGCGCACATCGTGTTGGAAGAGGCGCCTGTCCTTCCCGCGTCCGGCGCGTCCCGGCCCGCGCAGCTCCTGGTGCTGTCCGCGAAGAGCGACGCGGCGCTGGATGCCGCGACGCAGAACCTGGCCGCGCACCTCAAGGCGCACCCCGCGCAGGCGCTGGCGGACGTGGCCTTCACGCTCCAGACGGGCCGTCAGGCCATGGCGAAGCGGCGCGTGCTGGTGTGCCGTGACCGCGACGACGCGCTCGCCGCGCTGGAGGTGGAGGGCAGCCCCCGCCAGTGGACGAACACGCCGGACGTGCACGAGCGGCCGGTTGCGTTCCTGTTCCCCGGCCAGGGCTCGCAGTACGTGGGCATGGCGCGCGACCTGTACGCGTCCGAGCCGACCTTCAAGCGGCACCTGGACGCGTGCGCGGACAAGCTGACGCCGCACCTGGGCCTGGACCTGCGCACGGTCCTCTTCCCGGATGCATCCAAGGCGGAAGCGGCGACGCAGGCGCTGACGCGCACGGAACTGACGCAGCCCGCGCTCTTCGCCGTGGAGTACGCGCTGGCGAAGCTGTGGATGGCCTGGGGCGTGAAGCCCTCCGCGATGCTGGGGCACAGCATCGGTGAGTACGTGGCCGCGTGCCTCGCGGGCGTGTTCAGCCTGGATGACGCGCTGGCGCTGGTGGCCGCGCGCGGCAAGCTGATGCAGGGGCTGCCCTCGGGCGCCATGCTGTCCGCGAAGCTGGACGAGTCCGCGCTCAAGCCGCACCTCCCCGCGAACGTCAGCGTGGCGGCGGTGAACGCGCCGGGCTTCACCGTCGTGGCCGGTCCCACCGACGCGGTGGACGCGCTCCAGGCGAAGCTGGAGGCGCAGGGCGTGGAGGTGTCGCGGCTGCACACGTCGCACGCGTTCCACTCCGCGATGATGGACCCCATCCTCGCGCCCTTCACCGAGCGCGTGCGCCAGGTGAAGCTCAACGCGCCCACCCTGCCCTTCCTGTCCAACGTGACGGGCACCTGGATTGAAGCCGCGCAGGCGACGGACCCGGGCTACTGGGCCACGCACCTGCGTCAGGCCGTGCGCTTCTCCGTGGGACTCCAGGAGCTGTCGCGCAAGTGGCCGCAGGCGGCCCTGCTGGAGGTGGGCCCCGGCACGGTGCTCACCACGCTGGCGAAGCAGCAGCCGGGCGCGGAAGCGCGCGTACTCATCTCCTCCACGCGTCACCCGCGCGAGCAGGCGCCGGACCTCCAGGTGCTCCTGGGCGCGCTGGGCCGGCTGTGGCTGGGCGGCGTGACGGTGGACTGGAAGGGCTTCGCGGCCAATGAGCAGCGCCGCCGCGTGCCGCTGCCCACCTACCCCTTCCAGCGCGAGCGCTACTGGATCGACGCGAAGCCGCTGGGCGGCGGGGCCCGTACGGACGCGCCCGCGTCGCTGGCGAAGCGCTCGGACGTGGCGGACTGGTTCTACGCGCCGTCGTGGAAGCTGTCCCCGCTGCCCAAGGCGAAGGACGCGGCGGGCGCGGGCTGGCTGGTGCTCGCGGACGACACCGGCGTGGCGGAGGCCCTGGCGCCGAAGCTGGATGGAGACGTCTTCCGCGTCGTCCCCGGCGCGCGCTTCGAGCAGCGTCCGGACGGCACGTTCACGGTGGACCCGGCGCGCCGCGAGGACTTCTGCGCGGTGCTGGAGGCGCTGAAGAAGCAGGGCCGCGCGTTCTCCAACGTGGTGCACCTGTGGAGCCTGTCGCGCGAGCCTGTGTCCCAGGAGAAGTCGCTGGACCTGGGCTTCCACAGCCAGCTGTTCCTCGCCCGCGCCCTGGGCGACACGGGCCACATCGAGCCGCTCACCTGGTCCGTGGTGACCAGCCGCTCCGCCCGCGTGGAGCAGGCGGACGCGCAGCTGCCGGAGCAGTCCCTGCTGGTGGGCCCCTCGCGCGTGCTGCCGCAGGAGTACCCGAACCTCGCGTGCCGCTTCGTGGACGTGGTGCCCGGCGACGCAAGCGCGGTGGCGGACCGGCTGACCGCGGAGCTGCGCGCCGAACCGCGTGACGCGGTGGTGGCCCTGCGTGGCCGCCAGCGCTGGGTGCAGACCTTCGAGCCCGTGCGCCTGGAGGCGGCCGGCGCGGAGGTGCTGCGCGACGGCGGCGCGTACCTCATCACCGACGGTCTCACCGGCATCGGCCATGCGCTGGCATCCGAGCTGGCCACGGTGCACCACGCGAAGCTGACTTTGGTGGAGACGGCGGACTTCCCCAGCCGCGGTCAGTGGACGGCGTGGGTGGAGAAGCACGGCGTGGAGGACGCGGTGTCCCGCCGCATCCAGCGCGCGCTGGCCCTGGAGCGCACGGGCGTGGAGATGCTGGTGCTGCCGGCGTCCCTCACCGAAGTGGAGTCCATGCGCGGCGTGGTGGACGCGGCGGTGGCGCGCTTCGGCCGCATCGACGGCGTCATCCACGCGGCGGGCGGCATGCAGGGCGCCACGCTGGGCACCATCGCGGAGACGGGCCCGGACGAGTGCGCCTGGCACTTCCGCCCGCAGGTGCACGGCGTGCGGGTGCTGGAAGAGGTGCTCCCGAAGGAAGGCCCCGCGTTCTGCCTCCTCGTGTCGTCGCTGTCGTCCGTGCTGGGCGGCCTGGGCCAGGTGGCGCAGGCCTCCGCCAGCGCCTTCATGGACGCGTTCGCCGAAGCGCGCACGGAGGGCTTCGCGTACCCGTGGCTGAGCGTGGACTGGGACGCGTGGCAGTTCGCGGACGCGCAGGCCATGGCGGAGCTGTCCCCCACGCTGGCCCAGTTCGCCATCCAGCCCGCCGAAGGCCTGGAGGCGCTGCGCCGCGCGCTGTCGCATGGTGAGAGCGGCCGGCTGGCTGTCTCCACCGGTGACCTGGCCGCGCGCCGCCGTCAGGGGCCTCGTGCCGCGAAGACGGAGAAGGGCAAGAAGGACGCGGCGAAGGGCAACAAGCACGCGCGGCCCTCCATCCTCACGCCCTACGCCGCGCCTCGCACGGAGCTGGAGAAGACCGTCGCGGGCATCTGGGAGCAGGTGCTGGGAATCGGCGGCATCGGCATCAACGACAACTTCTTCGAGCTGGGCGGCCACTCGCTGCTGGCCACGCAGCTGCGCAACCACATCCACGCGGTGCTGAAGGTGGACCTGTCGCTGCGCGGCCTCTTCGAGACGCCCACCGTCGCGGGCGTCGCCGGGCGCGTGGAGCAGGAGCTGGGCAAGCGCGCGGCCTCCACGGAGAAGCCCATCGCGGAGCGCCTGCGCACCGCGTTCCCCACCGAGCGTCCTGCCCTGCTCACCGAGTACCTGCGCCACCACATCTCGGAAGGCCTGCGCATCCCGCTGGACAAGCTGCCCGCCGACGGCAGCCTCAAGGGCTACGACCTGCACGCGCTGGGCGCGGAGCTGGAATACGACCTGCGGCAGGACTTCAAGTTCCAGCTCTACCCGCACGAGGTGCAGGCGCACCCGTCCATCCCGGAGCTGTCCAAGTACCTGCTGGTGGAGATGGACCGCCTGCAGGACCCGCAGCGCTTCGCGGAGAACAAGCCGCTGTCCGCGTATCCGCTCAAGCCCTATCGCGCGCAGACGTCCGGCATGCAGCGCACCAACACGGCGAAGAAGAACCCGCCCATGGTGTTCGTGCACTCCAGCCCGCGCGCGGGCTCCACGCTGTTCCGCGTGATGCTCGCGGGACACCCGCGGCTGTTCTGCCCGCCTGAAGTGAACCTGCTCTTCTTCGAGGGCATGCGAGAGTGGCGCGAGAACATCGGCTTCGGCAGCGAGATGGAGTGGACCACGGGCGGCCTGCAGTGGGCGCTCATGGAGCTGGAGAAGCTGGACTCGCCCGCGGGCGCAGCGCTGGTGGACCGGCTGGTCGCGGATGACGTGTCCGCGCAGGACGTCTACCGCCGCCTCCAGGAGAAGTCCTCGCCCCGGCTGCTCGTGGACAAGACGCCCACGTACGCCATGGACGTGGAGACGCTGGAGCGCGCGGAGCGGATGTTCGAGGGCAACAAGTACATCTACCTCTACCGCCACCCGCTCCCGGTGATGGAGTCCATCCTCCGGATGCGCTTCGACCGCCTCTTCGCCGCCGGCCTCTTCGGCGACGCGGACGTAGACCCCTACGTGGTGGCGGAGACCGTGTGGGCCCTGTCCAACCGGAACCTGCTCAACTTCTTCGACGGCATCGGCCGCGAGCGCTGCCACTGGGTGCGCTACGAGGACCTGGTCGCGGACCCCACGAAGGTCATGACCGGCGTGGCCGAGTTCCTGGGGCTCGAGTTCGACGAGCGCATGGTCCAGCCGTACGACGGCAAGAAGGACCGCATGATGGGCGGCCTGGGCGACCCGAACATCCTCCAGCACCAGGGCATCGAGAAGAAGATGGGCGAGTCCTGGAAGCGCATCAAGTGGCCCCGCCCCTTCGACGCCTCCACCCACGCGGTGATTGAACGGCTGGGCTACTCCGTGGAGGGCGCCACGCCCACGCAGCCGCTGGTGACCGCGCAGCCGGTGGCCACGCCCGCCGCGAAGCAGAAGGTGTCCGCGGCGGAAGCGGAGAAGTTGCTGGAGAACATGGACCAGCTGTCGGACGAACAGGTGGCGGAGTTGCTCGCGGTGATGGAAGACGCGGGTGGCGGTGACGGTGGTAGCAGCAGCAGCGAGGACGCGGCCTGA